The stretch of DNA NNNNNNNNNNNNNNNNNNNNNNNNNNNNNNNNNNNNNNNNNNNNNNNNNNNNNNNNNNNNNNNNNNNNNNNNNNNNNNNNNNNNNNNNNNNNNNNNNNNNNNNNNNNNNNNNNNNNNNNNNNNNNNNNNNNNNNNNNNNNNNNNNNNNNNNNNNNNNNNNNNNNNNNNNNNNNNNNNNNNNNNNNNNNNNNNNNNNNNNNNNNNNNNNNNNNNNNNNNNNNNNNNNNNNNNNNNTTTCTTTGCATTATAAATATGTgcattttgtgcatatatatatatatatatatacacatatatacacatacatatatacatatatatatatatacacatacatacatacacacatatatatatatagggagaattcacaaaaaacaaaagattaaggcaggtggtgtagacaacaaacatatgtattagtttaatgcttggcaAGTGAAAAAGtgtttaacgttttgagcctacactcttcaacagaaaggaacacagaaagaaacaaggagtgaatataaagaatgtgtagtggctagtgatctaacATGGATCTATACAGGATGTCCCAAGAGTCCCTGatgggttttaatttttaataacttccttaacttaacaaataaatgtatgaaattttgatacagtataaaggacataatggaaattaatatgcacaagtcaaaatTTACAACACTACTACATCACATaggaaaaatgacatcgcttaaatggcaacCATTTTCAGCTTCACACGCCTGTGCTCTTCCCAAAATTTGCACCATAACACACTCAAGAGCTTCAGACACTACTTCTGTGCTTTCTCTATTTATATTCTCcctcagttgcaccagggtctccagcTTGTTGatataaaccctctctttcaagTATCCCCACATGTGGTTCACATGTGTGGCAAGCCAGAAGCCCTGACTTAAGACCCTGTGAGTTCTTTCTTAGGGGTTGGTTAAAGGAACAAGTCTATTGTACAAAACCAAAGACTTTGGAAGAACTTGAAGGGTGAATACAAGAAGTTATGTCTTCCATTCTACAAGTGTTCCTGGTGAAATCGGTTGATGCAATACCTAGGTGTTCATAGAATGCCAGCAGtgacccatgcataccagcctcccttctctatgccactgatattattcaagggaaaggcaaaggccaatacaacttggcaccagtgacatcacaactcatttctacagatgggTGAACTggagagcaatgtgaaataaagtgtcttgctcaagaacacaacacacagcccggtttgagaatcaaactcactacctcatgattgtgagcatgatactctaaccactgagccatgcaccgtCACATAATTCTTAACATTAACCGTTCAAATGTTTGTTAAAATTTTCTGTACAACATAACAATTTTTCTTAGCTACTAAATTTTATAAAACTGAATGATTAAATGCTACTAAAAAAATCATGTATGACTTACTTGGTATGTGCTATCTGCTACTGTCTTCAGTTGAAAATCTGAAGTAGCACCTTCATAGTTGAAATTTTGGTTAAACTCTGTTTGAGATTCTTTCCTTAGTGATGCTACTTTTGAACTCTGGCTGCTACATGGGTGCTTTAATATAGGGACAGGGACATCATATTCAGGACACATCAACTCAGTTGCACATTCAGATTGTCTTTTGTCTCCAATGAATTCATTATTCGTATCTGTCCTATAACCATACTGGACATCACTATGATTCTGTCTTTGAACAACACAGACTATTATAGAGACTACAATAGCTGTAGATATTATCACAGCAGCTATCACAATTATTACTACTAAACTGATATGTATCATATCATCTGACTCAGTGTGTTGAGCTGTGTAAAGCTGAGAAGTGCTGTTGCTGACTGTTAGAGTCAGAAATACAGTAGTAGTTGATGATAATACTGGAGTACCACTGTCTTTGACAACAAACTGAAGGTCATATGACCCAGCATCATTTTGGTAAACTGGACGAGAGAAAGACAATACTCCAGTATAAGGATTAATAATGAATAACTGTTTGTGGTTTCCTCTTATTATTTCATATCTGAGGAAAGCATTCACATGGCTGTCTCTGTCAGAAGCTCTTAATGTTGTAACGTCATTGTTGCTTTGTGGTTCATAATGGATATCAAGATTGAAAGGGCTAACACTCGGAAATGTAAAATATGgagcattgtcattctcatccaTAACTTCAATAATAACATTAGTGGTATTATTGAGCAACGGAATTCCACTATCTCTCACTAAAGCCTGGAATTCATAAATATTCTGCTTTTCGCGGTCCAGTGGCTGCAATGTTGAAATAAATCCAAAATTCGAAATCTTGAAAGGAACAACTTGATTCTTTTTACTGAATAAAGAATACATCAATTGACCTCCAAGTCCTAGATCAGGATCTGTAGCATTAATGAAACCAACAGGAAAATTTGGCTTTTCATTCTCATAAGTCAGAAATTTGAATGTATCTTTAGTGAATTGTGGCTTTTCATCATTGACATCCATCACTTGGATGGAAAATCTGCGTTGTGTTTTCATTGGTGGCGATGCTTTGTCCTTACAAGTAATGGTAAAATCAATAttgcttttttcttctctatcaatTCTATTCTTAACCaaaatcttatatttctttctgccCAGACTTTGAAGCAGTAATATATTATGGTGGAGGCTGCAGCTGACCTCACCATTTGACCCCACATCATTGTCTGTTATTTTCACATAAGCTATAAAACTTCCAACTTCGATGCCTTCAGAAATAGTAGCGACATTTCCTAGTGATTCTGAGATAAAGTTCATATCTATAACTGGAGCATTGTTCTTTTCACTGACCAAATTTACAATTACCATAGCAGTGGAACTTAATGGAGGATTGCCTCCATCTTTTGCTTCTATCTGAAGAATCTGTACTTGTTTTTGAGCTAAAGATGGTGTTTTAAGTAAGAAAATTTCTCCTGTGGtcttttttaattcaaaacaagttttgacaatatttgctgtttttgaaccaaaaaaatatgaaactttgCCATTTTGCCCCAGATCATTATCTGTTGCCGATAAAATTACTATTGGAGTGTCTCTTCTATGTTTAGTACTAACAGACACATTATAAATATTCTGAGAGAAAATGGGTGGATTGTCATTTACATCCGTAACATTTATATGAACATTTAATACACTCTGCATTGGTGGATAGCCTTCATCTATGGCAATGATTTGTaccaaatatttatcttttacttctctgTCCAGTTTCTTCTCCAACATTATTTCCAATTTTGAAGTACCAAATCTTTTTTTAGTAACTGAAAGTGTAAAAGGTTCATTTGCATATTTCCGTAGCTGATAATTAATTTGAGAATTAATTGTTGCCATATCTTTGTCAATTGCATTTGGAATAGATATTTTTGATCCTTTGCTGTCTCTTTCAGAAAATTTGATGTGAATTTCTTCACTTGGAAACTCTGGTTTGTTATCATTGATATCTTCAATAAacacttttatttctattatttttataaacgaCTCCTTTTTCCGAACTGCAACTTCCACCATTTTGAAACAATCTGTGTTGTATTTACAAAGAGATTCAGCATCTAATTCTTTAGCAGTGTACAGTTTTCCTGATTTTGAAACGTTAAACAACTCTGAGCCTCTGTCTGTACCTTGTTTTAATCGACTAAACCAGATTTGCTTTGTCTCTGACCTGGATAAGCTATCTAGGAACTGTGTGCTGTGTGCAATATCTCCAACTTTACTATCTATATTTTGGTTTTCCTTTACTCTGAAGATGACCTCTGCACATATTAATGTGTGCAGCAATGAAAAAATTAGACATGTTTCTAGAATCTCAATCATTTTTAATGGAAGTGACAGATAGCATCACAGTAAAATGTCTAAATGAATCCATCAACATTTAAcctgaaatttaatgaaaaataagatTTTAGAATTAATTATTTAAGCAATTTTCAATAAACATATCAAAATATGCAACAATAACTCAATCCAAATCTAGACTTTCATCAGAAgactataaagaaaaaattttaaaatagctgTAATTTCTATGATTTCCTTCATCGGAAAAAACtaaatatcaagaaaataattaagaatttccAATATtggtaaattttcattttttttaatttttataattgaacattatttttctttttaaaattttgaagtcTAGAATGTTTTGAAGTTAATATATCTCTTGATGCATTTACGTCAATACCTATTGATATATATTGTAGGATGGGCAACATGTTTGATCATCTTTGATTTTTAAAGTATTCTATAGCATTAAAGATGTTGTTGATTATctaaaaaattttaatgattattttgaGGGAGCAACTTTTTAAGTTAGGTACAGACTGTGAAAAAAGGGTTACAATAGCTCTGCATTATTGTAAAACTTAAAGGAATAGaattaatattgaatattgaatatttgcaGCACAGTTGCAAAACTGTAAAAGCGAAAATACTATTACTTATAGTTCAGTTTAATTTATGTAGGATCTTGCTGATTCGACAAGGTAGTTGTGTGGATGGGCAGTTCTTATTGGTCACTTCCACTTAGCAATCCTTGATGCAGGTATGTGCCTCTTGACCCTACAAAGCTGGTGACTCCTCAATGTGTCAATGTGCCACTTCTACCTTGCCCATCCACATGTGAGCACCCTCGCCATcgctgtcaaaaaaaaaaaaatggcataggcatgactgtgtggtaagaagtttgcttcacaatcatgtagttccaggttcagtcccactgtgtggcaccttgggcaagtaccttctattatatcctcgggaaaaccaaagctttatgagtggatttggttgatagaaactgaaagaaactcatcacatatatgtgtgtgtttgtgtatgtgtgtgcgtgtgtatacctatgtgtgtgtctctctgtctgtatttgtcccccaccatcacagcttgagaactggtgttggtgtgtctacatccctataacttactggttcagcaaaagagaccaataaaataagtactaggcataagaAATTAGTCCTGgattcaatttgtttgactaaaacccttcaaggtggtgctccagcatggctgctgtcaaataactgaaacaagtgaaagaaacaagaacaaaagaatatatttatatttataaaaacaaacagttCTCCCACCTatcttacaataaatattttcagtaagTTCAGTTTCTAAGCATAGCTAAAATTTCCAGTATCACTATCtagtttaaatgataaaagatctGAAGCGTTGAAAAACTGAGATTCCAATTTGAAAACACAAATTTCTGATCTTGTTTATAAAAATTGATACCTATTATAGAACTACTAAGTAGCTATatacatttaagaaaaataaagataaaaaatactgtCAGATGTTTGATAATCTAACTGATAAGAAaatatctgtt from Octopus bimaculoides isolate UCB-OBI-ISO-001 chromosome 14, ASM119413v2, whole genome shotgun sequence encodes:
- the LOC128246972 gene encoding protocadherin beta-15-like isoform X1, whose translation is MIEILETCLIFSLLHTLICAEVIFRVKENQNIDSKVGDIAHSTQFLDSLSRSETKQIWFSRLKQGTDRGSELFNVSKSGKLYTAKELDAESLCKYNTDCFKMVEVAVRKKESFIKIIEIKVFIEDINDNKPEFPSEEIHIKFSERDSKGSKISIPNAIDKDMATINSQINYQLRKYANEPFTLSVTKKRFGTSKLEIMLEKKLDREVKDKYLVQIIAIDEGYPPMQSVLNVHINVTDVNDNPPIFSQNIYNVSVSTKHRRDTPIVILSATDNDLGQNGKVSYFFGSKTANIVKTCFELKKTTGEIFLLKTPSLAQKQVQILQIEAKDGGNPPLSSTAMVIVNLVSEKNNAPVIDMNFISESLGNVATISEGIEVGSFIAYVKITDNDVGSNGEVSCSLHHNILLLQSLGRKKYKILVKNRIDREEKSNIDFTITCKDKASPPMKTQRRFSIQVMDVNDEKPQFTKDTFKFLTYENEKPNFPVGFINATDPDLGLGGQLMYSLFSKKNQVVPFKISNFGFISTLQPLDREKQNIYEFQALVRDSGIPLLNNTTNVIIEVMDENDNAPYFTFPSVSPFNLDIHYEPQSNNDVTTLRASDRDSHVNAFLRYEIIRGNHKQLFIINPYTGVLSFSRPVYQNDAGSYDLQFVVKDSGTPVLSSTTTVFLTLTVSNSTSQLYTAQHTESDDMIHISLVVIIVIAAVIISTAIVVSIIVCVVQRQNHSDVQYGYRTDTNNEFIGDKRQSECATELMCPEYDVPVPILKHPCSSQSSKVASLRKESQTEFNQNFNYEGATSDFQLKTVADSTYQRSLLRNPKNSQIDEKAVKVVELCGEKPRSCHANDREHNWAEREIGHYEELKGIKSCLPVEFQSSAKLSLPLAISRYKDTISHAKLSNQTEAIQNPSSHNDVIDLKSYRVNNTDPKTASQSWNLPMRNSFTSYSKPLPALPYPWNSLKVPSSEKYAKVPLK
- the LOC128246972 gene encoding protocadherin-18-like isoform X2 → MIEILETCLIFSLLHTLICAEVIFRVKENQNIDSKVGDIAHSTQFLDSLSRSETKQIWFSRLKQGTDRGSELFNVSKSGKLYTAKELDAESLCKYNTDCFKMVEVAVRKKESFIKIIEIKVFIEDINDNKPEFPSEEIHIKFSERDSKGSKISIPNAIDKDMATINSQINYQLRKYANEPFTLSVTKKRFGTSKLEIMLEKKLDREVKDKYLVQIIAIDEGYPPMQSVLNVHINVTDVNDNPPIFSQNIYNVSVSTKHRRDTPIVILSATDNDLGQNGKVSYFFGSKTANIVKTCFELKKTTGEIFLLKTPSLAQKQVQILQIEAKDGGNPPLSSTAMVIVNLVSEKNNAPVIDMNFISESLGNVATISEGIEVGSFIAYVKITDNDVGSNGEVSCSLHHNILLLQSLGRKKYKILVKNRIDREEKSNIDFTITCKDKASPPMKTQRRFSIQVMDVNDEKPQFTKDTFKFLTYENEKPNFPVGFINATDPDLGLGGQLMYSLFSKKNQVVPFKISNFGFISTLQPLDREKQNIYEFQALVRDSGIPLLNNTTNVIIEVMDENDNAPYFTFPSVSPFNLDIHYEPQSNNDVTTLRASDRDSHVNAFLRYEIIRGNHKQLFIINPYTGVLSFSRPVYQNDAGSYDLQFVVKDSGTPVLSSTTTVFLTLTVSNSTSQLYTAQHTESDDMIHISLVVIIVIAAVIISTAIVVSIIVCVVQRQNHSDVQYGYRTDTNNEFIGDKRQSECATELMCPEYDVPVPILKHPCSSQSSKVASLRKESQTEFNQNFNYEGATSDFQLKTVADSTYQV